The Solanum pennellii chromosome 11, SPENNV200 genome contains a region encoding:
- the LOC107004599 gene encoding cyclin-A1-4 isoform X2 — MMTTQNRRSSAVAKRQAMAANSSGLEHNQTGKLNAKKRPALSNISNNTTVSARNSVSHSSKLAPCTSKIVNIKKNTSACNSNAVSSGTAVLPASSSVRPSSKPVSIQRSDAVVPKITVIPVPATCSMDISPSHSDGSLVSMDESMSNSDTVRSPEVEYIDDHELAAVDSIEKKACSTLYISEHVKAAADICKRDVLVDLESGDKIINIDNNLVDPQLCATMACDIYKHLRASEAKKRPSTDFMAKVQKDINPSMRAILIDWLVEVAEEYRLVPDTLHLTINYIDRYLSGNLMDRQRLQLLGVACMMIASKYEEICAPQVEEFCYITDNTYFKEEVLQMESAVLNYLKFEMTAPTAKCFLRRFVRAAQGLNEVLSLQLEHLASYIAELSLLEYNMLCYAPSLIAASAIFLAKYILLPSVKPWNSTLRHYTLYQPSDLRDCVLALHGLCCNNNNSSLPAVREKYSQHKYKFVAKKYCPPTVPVEFFQNISS, encoded by the exons ATGATGACAACCCAGAATAGGCGGTCGTCTGCGGTGGCGAAGAGACAAGCAATGGCAGCGAATTCATCGGGGTTAGAGCATAATCAGACCGGAAAATTGAATGCCAAGAAACGACCGGCTTTGTCTAATATCTCGAATAATACAACTGTCTCTGCTCGGAACTCGGTTTCTCATTCCTCCAAACTC GCACCATGTACATCCAAGATTGTAAACATTAAGAAGAACACTTCCGCTTGCAACAGTAATGCAGTTTCCTCAGGGACTGCTGTTCTGCCAGCATCCTCCTCTGTGAGACCAAGCAGCAAACCTGTTTCTATTCAAAGAAGTGATGCAGTTGTGCCTAAGATCACTGTCATTCCTGTTCCTGCCACTTGCAGCATGGACATTTCTCCATCTCACTCAGATGGATCATTAGTCTCCATGGATGAATCTATGTCGAATTCCGACACAGTGAGAAGTCCGGAGGTCGAATACATAGATGACCATGAATTAGCTGCAGTTGATTCCATCGAGAAGAAAGCGTGTAGCACCCTCTACATCTCAGAACATGTCAAAGCCGCAG CTGATATATGCAAGAGAGATGTACTTGTGGACTTGGAATCAGGGGACAAAATTATCAACATTGATAACAATCTTGTTGACCCACAGTTATGTGCTACAATGGCCTGTGACATATACAAACATTTGAGAGCCTCTGAG GCAAAGAAAAGGCCTTCCACAGATTTCATGGCGAAAGTACAGAAAGACATCAATCCTAGCATGCGCGCTATCTTAATCGACTGGCTTGTTGAG GTTGCCGAGGAGTACAGGCTTGTCCCAGACACGCTGCATTTGACAATTAATTACATTGATCGATATCTTTCGGGCAACCTGATGGACAGACAACGACTACAGTTGCTTGGAGTAGCTTGCATGATGATCGCATC AAAATATGAGGAGATCTGTGCACCTCAAGTTGAAGAGTTCTGCTACATAACAGACAACACTTACTTCAAGGAGGAG GTGTTGCAAATGGAGTCTGCTGTTTTAAATTACTTGAAGTTTGAAATGACAGCTCCAACAGCCAAATGTTTTCTGAG GAGGTTTGTTCGAGCTGCTCAAGGACTTAATGAG GTTCTGTCACTGCAGTTGGAACACTTGGCTAGCTACATTGCAGAACTCTCTCTTTTAGAATACAACATGCTTTGTTATGCTCCATCACTCATTGCTGCTTCTGCaatttttttggccaaataTATTCTTCTTCCTTCAGTGAAACCTTGG AATTCTACCTTGAGGCATTATACTTTGTATCAACCCTCTGATTTACGAGACTGTGTCTTGGCACTACACGGCCTTtgctgcaacaacaacaattctaGCTTACCAGCAGTCCGGGAAAAATACAGCCAACACAAG TACAAATTTGTTGCAAAGAAGTATTGCCCTCCAACTGTACCTGTAGAATTCTTCCAGAACATAAGCAGCTAA
- the LOC107004599 gene encoding cyclin-A1-4 isoform X1: MMTTQNRRSSAVAKRQAMAANSSGLEHNQTGKLNAKKRPALSNISNNTTVSARNSVSHSSKLAPCTSKIVNIKKNTSACNSNAVSSGTAVLPASSSVRPSSKPVSIQRSDAVVPKITVIPVPATCSMDISPSHSDGSLVSMDESMSNSDTVRSPEVEYIDDHELAAVDSIEKKACSTLYISEHVKAAAADICKRDVLVDLESGDKIINIDNNLVDPQLCATMACDIYKHLRASEAKKRPSTDFMAKVQKDINPSMRAILIDWLVEVAEEYRLVPDTLHLTINYIDRYLSGNLMDRQRLQLLGVACMMIASKYEEICAPQVEEFCYITDNTYFKEEVLQMESAVLNYLKFEMTAPTAKCFLRRFVRAAQGLNEVLSLQLEHLASYIAELSLLEYNMLCYAPSLIAASAIFLAKYILLPSVKPWNSTLRHYTLYQPSDLRDCVLALHGLCCNNNNSSLPAVREKYSQHKYKFVAKKYCPPTVPVEFFQNISS; the protein is encoded by the exons ATGATGACAACCCAGAATAGGCGGTCGTCTGCGGTGGCGAAGAGACAAGCAATGGCAGCGAATTCATCGGGGTTAGAGCATAATCAGACCGGAAAATTGAATGCCAAGAAACGACCGGCTTTGTCTAATATCTCGAATAATACAACTGTCTCTGCTCGGAACTCGGTTTCTCATTCCTCCAAACTC GCACCATGTACATCCAAGATTGTAAACATTAAGAAGAACACTTCCGCTTGCAACAGTAATGCAGTTTCCTCAGGGACTGCTGTTCTGCCAGCATCCTCCTCTGTGAGACCAAGCAGCAAACCTGTTTCTATTCAAAGAAGTGATGCAGTTGTGCCTAAGATCACTGTCATTCCTGTTCCTGCCACTTGCAGCATGGACATTTCTCCATCTCACTCAGATGGATCATTAGTCTCCATGGATGAATCTATGTCGAATTCCGACACAGTGAGAAGTCCGGAGGTCGAATACATAGATGACCATGAATTAGCTGCAGTTGATTCCATCGAGAAGAAAGCGTGTAGCACCCTCTACATCTCAGAACATGTCAAAGCCGCAG CAGCTGATATATGCAAGAGAGATGTACTTGTGGACTTGGAATCAGGGGACAAAATTATCAACATTGATAACAATCTTGTTGACCCACAGTTATGTGCTACAATGGCCTGTGACATATACAAACATTTGAGAGCCTCTGAG GCAAAGAAAAGGCCTTCCACAGATTTCATGGCGAAAGTACAGAAAGACATCAATCCTAGCATGCGCGCTATCTTAATCGACTGGCTTGTTGAG GTTGCCGAGGAGTACAGGCTTGTCCCAGACACGCTGCATTTGACAATTAATTACATTGATCGATATCTTTCGGGCAACCTGATGGACAGACAACGACTACAGTTGCTTGGAGTAGCTTGCATGATGATCGCATC AAAATATGAGGAGATCTGTGCACCTCAAGTTGAAGAGTTCTGCTACATAACAGACAACACTTACTTCAAGGAGGAG GTGTTGCAAATGGAGTCTGCTGTTTTAAATTACTTGAAGTTTGAAATGACAGCTCCAACAGCCAAATGTTTTCTGAG GAGGTTTGTTCGAGCTGCTCAAGGACTTAATGAG GTTCTGTCACTGCAGTTGGAACACTTGGCTAGCTACATTGCAGAACTCTCTCTTTTAGAATACAACATGCTTTGTTATGCTCCATCACTCATTGCTGCTTCTGCaatttttttggccaaataTATTCTTCTTCCTTCAGTGAAACCTTGG AATTCTACCTTGAGGCATTATACTTTGTATCAACCCTCTGATTTACGAGACTGTGTCTTGGCACTACACGGCCTTtgctgcaacaacaacaattctaGCTTACCAGCAGTCCGGGAAAAATACAGCCAACACAAG TACAAATTTGTTGCAAAGAAGTATTGCCCTCCAACTGTACCTGTAGAATTCTTCCAGAACATAAGCAGCTAA